The following are encoded together in the Bos javanicus breed banteng chromosome 4, ARS-OSU_banteng_1.0, whole genome shotgun sequence genome:
- the LOC133246934 gene encoding olfactory receptor-like protein OLF3: MGRENQTGMSEFILLGLSSLWETQVSLFVLFLAMYLVTVLGNFLIILLIRLDSRLNTPMYFFLSVLSFVDVCYTNSTVPQMLVHFLSARKSIPFYSCVLQLLISLAMGSTEFFLLGAMAYDRYVAVCHPLHYTVIMHGELCLGLVAGCLAAGFMNSLMQTVITFQLPLCHKVVNHFACEMLAMLKLACVDTSFNKVMVAVSGFLVIMLPCFLVLFSYGHIVATILRIRSAQGRRKAFGTCASHLTVVSMCFGTAIFTYLRPTAGSSAEQEKRVALFCAVVTPMLNPLIYSLRNKEVMSAFRRVLGKFSEKR, from the coding sequence ATGGGCAGGGAAAACCAGACAGGGATGAGTGAGTTCATTCTTCTGGGGCTGTCCAGCCTCTGggagacccaggtctccctctttgTCCTTTTCCTGGCCATGTATCTGGTGACCGTGCTGGGGAACTTCCTGATAATACTCCTTATCAGACTGGACAGCCGGCTAAACAcacccatgtactttttcctcagtGTCCTGTCGTTTGTGGACGTCTGTTATACCAACAGCACGGTCCCCCAGATGCTCGTTCACTTCCTGTCAGCCCGGAAGTCCATTCCATTCTACAGCTGTGTGCTCCAGCTGCTTATCTCCTTGGCAATGGGCAGCACAGAGTTCTTCCTGCTGGGggccatggcctatgaccgctacgtGGCAGTGTGCCACCCCTTGCACTATACGGTCATCATGCACGGAGAGCTGTGCCTGGGGCTGGTGGCAGGCTGCTTGGCTGCTGGTTTCATGAATTCGCTGATGCAGACAGTCATCACCTTTCAGCTACCTCTGTGCCATAAGGTTGTTAATCACTTTGCCTGTGAGATGTTGGCTATGCTGAAGCTGGCCTGTGTGGACACCTCCTTCAACAAGGTCATGGTGGCTGTCTCAGGATTTCTGGTCATCATGCTTCcctgttttcttgttcttttctcctACGGTCATATAGTCGCTACCATTCTGCGTATTCGCTCTGCCCAGGGACGCCGCAAAGCGTTTGGGACCTGTGCCTCTCACCTCACTGTGGTTTCCATGTGCTTTGGCACAGCCATCTTCACATACTTGAGACCCACGGCTGGCTCCTCCGCAGAACAGGAGAAGAGGGTTGCTTTGTTCTGTGCTGTGGTGACCCCAATGCTGAATCCCTTAATCTATAGCTTGAGAAACAAGGAAGTGATGAGCGCTTTTAGAAGAGTGTTGGGGAAGTTTAGTGAAAAAAGGTAA
- the LOC133246862 gene encoding olfactory receptor-like protein OLF3 codes for MGADNQTWVREFILLGLSSDWDAQVALFVLFLVMYLVIVLGNVLIVLLIRLDSRLHTPMYFFLTNLSLVDVSYATSIVPQMLVHFLAEHKGIPYVSCAAQLFFSLGLGGIEFVLLAVMAYDRYVAVCDPLRYSVIMHGGLCARLAITSWVSGSVNSLVQTTITFQLPVCTNKYIDHISCEILAVVRLACVDTSSNEISIMVSSIVLLMTPFCLVLLSYIRILFTILKIQSTEGRKKAFHTCASHLTVVVLCYGMTIFTYIQPNPSPSVLQEKLISLFYAILTPTLNPMIYSLRNKEVKRAWQKLLGQLFGLTSKLAT; via the coding sequence ATGGGAGCAGATAACCAGACTTGGGTGAGAGAATTCATTCTCCTTGGCCTGTCCAGTGACTGGGACGCTCAAGTTGCTCTCTTTGTCCTGTTCTTGGTTATGTACCTGGTGATAGTGCTAGGTAACGTCCTCATTGTTCTTCTGATCAGACTGGACAGCCGACTCCACACTCCCATGTATTTCTTTCTCACCAACCTCTCCCTTGTTGATGTCTCCTATGCCACAAGCATCGTTCCTCAGATGCTGGTGCATTTTCTTGCGGAGCATAAAGGGATCCCCTACGTGAGCTGTGCAGCCCAGTTATTCTTCTCCCTGGGCCTGGGTGGGATTGAGTTTGTTCTCCTGgccgtgatggcctatgaccgctatgtggctgTGTGCGACCCCCTGAGATACTCGGTCATCATGCACGGAGGTCTCTGTGCTAGGCTGGCCATCACATCCTGGGTCAGTGGCTCTGTCAACTCTCTCGTGCAGACCACCATCACCTTTCAGTTGCCTGTGTGCACGAACAAGTATATTGATCACATATCCTGTGAAATCCTAGCTGTGGTCAGGCTGGCCTGTGTGGACACCTCCTCCAATGAGATCTCAATAATGGTTTCTAGCATTGTCTTGCTGATGACGCCTTTCTGCCTGGTTCTCCTGTCCTACATCAGGATCCTTTTCACCATCCTGAAGATCCAGTCCacagaggggagaaagaaagccttccacaCCTGTGCCTCTCACCTCACAGTGGTTGTCCTGTGCTATGGCATGACCATTTTCACTTACATCCAGCCCAATCCCAGCCCTTCTGTGCTTCAGGAGAAGCTGATCTCTCTCTTCTATGCCATTTTGACACCCACGCTGAACCCCATGATTTACAGTCTAAGGAATAAGGAGGTGAAGAGAGCTTGGCAGAAACTACTAGGACAATTATTTGGATTAACATCGAAACTGGCAACTTGA